In Chitinophaga nivalis, a single genomic region encodes these proteins:
- a CDS encoding metallophosphoesterase family protein produces MNRRDFLRGVSAAVVIQACGKIVTAATRQHLSRETVFRFVVASDWHYGQPGTDATQFYHDLQKAFAAYQAQYPCEFFVLNGDVIHNDPALLLPAATLLKQLHPRLYVTRGNHDMVTPAAWEQAWGFPLCHDVVIKDQVILLGDTANEKGQYLCPDVSWFTAKLEQYKSASNIFIFLHITPVKWTKSGVDCPEFQDLIRKYPNVRAVFNGHDHDQDGVKLLDDKIPFLFDGHMGGSWGTDYRGFRVVELKTDGSMVSYLMNPYHKQAERTFAKV; encoded by the coding sequence ATGAACAGAAGAGATTTTTTAAGAGGCGTATCAGCAGCTGTGGTGATACAAGCCTGTGGAAAAATAGTGACGGCCGCCACCCGGCAGCATCTCAGCCGCGAGACGGTTTTCCGCTTTGTCGTGGCCTCAGACTGGCATTACGGGCAACCTGGTACGGATGCTACGCAATTTTATCATGATCTGCAAAAAGCATTTGCGGCTTACCAGGCACAATACCCCTGTGAGTTTTTTGTGCTGAACGGAGATGTGATTCACAATGACCCTGCCTTATTGTTACCTGCTGCTACTTTATTGAAACAATTACACCCACGGCTATACGTAACCCGGGGTAACCACGATATGGTAACACCTGCTGCCTGGGAACAGGCCTGGGGTTTTCCGCTCTGTCATGATGTGGTGATAAAAGACCAGGTAATTTTACTGGGCGACACCGCCAATGAAAAAGGACAGTACCTGTGTCCGGATGTCAGCTGGTTTACAGCGAAGCTGGAGCAATATAAATCAGCGTCCAACATCTTTATATTCCTGCATATTACCCCGGTGAAGTGGACCAAAAGCGGCGTAGATTGTCCCGAATTTCAGGACCTGATCCGGAAATATCCAAATGTGCGGGCCGTCTTTAACGGGCATGATCATGACCAGGATGGTGTAAAGCTGTTGGATGATAAAATACCATTCCTGTTTGATGGCCACATGGGTGGTAGCTGGGGTACCGACTACCGGGGTTTCCGGGTGGTGGAGTTAAAGACAGATGGCAGCATGGTGTCTTATCTCATGAATCCTTATCATAAGCAGGCAGAAAGGACTTTCGCCAAAGTATAA
- a CDS encoding SMI1/KNR4 family protein translates to MLEELEEQYAFSYPALYKQLNKDGMLDWGQFGPDWYTTVFPDIKHTPPLLLFANDLEVMNPEQVALLLEDGLLFADPEHQFIPFATNGAGDWFAFYFNLQDGDDVPVVQVWHDANEACILAKNLQDFIFLQLLEAITDMDPDYPGLIEDGDFAVNCRNILQTHTPYLTDRQQAIVAAAFAKGKLSGEELDEIVEQEMNFEWLDSSFPYQVNED, encoded by the coding sequence ATGTTGGAAGAATTAGAAGAACAATATGCATTTAGCTATCCTGCTTTGTACAAACAGTTGAACAAGGATGGAATGCTGGATTGGGGCCAGTTTGGGCCGGATTGGTATACAACCGTATTTCCGGACATTAAACACACGCCGCCGCTCTTGTTATTTGCCAACGATCTGGAGGTCATGAACCCGGAACAGGTGGCATTGCTCCTGGAAGACGGATTATTATTTGCTGACCCGGAGCACCAGTTCATCCCTTTCGCCACCAATGGCGCCGGTGACTGGTTTGCTTTTTATTTCAATCTGCAGGATGGCGATGATGTGCCGGTGGTACAGGTATGGCATGATGCCAACGAAGCCTGTATCCTGGCGAAAAACCTGCAGGACTTTATTTTTCTGCAATTACTCGAAGCAATAACGGATATGGACCCGGATTATCCGGGCTTAATTGAAGACGGGGATTTTGCAGTCAACTGCCGCAACATTTTACAGACACATACGCCTTATCTCACCGATCGGCAACAAGCCATTGTGGCTGCAGCCTTTGCGAAAGGTAAGCTGAGTGGTGAAGAACTGGACGAGATTGTAGAACAGGAAATGAACTTTGAATGGCTGGACAGCAGTTTCCCTTATCAGGTCAATGAAGATTGA
- a CDS encoding malate:quinone oxidoreductase codes for MFRSKSTSETGPDVVLIGAGIMSATLGTLLKELDPALTIAVYERLDVAAAESSDAWNNAGTGHSAFCELNYTPQKQDGSVDIKKAVNIAEQFEVSRQFWSYLVENNVVSDPHKFIQSIPHMSFVWGEENVDYLKKRYQALQQCHLFKGMEYSEDPEQLKAWMPLVMDGREPGQKVAATHMELGTDVNFGALSRALFDHLAQMEGVSLHFNHDVRDLQKEADGSWQIKVKNRENGDKQTVNAKFVFIGAGGGSLPLLEKSGIPEGKGFGGFPVSGQWLRCNNPEIIAKHEAKVYGKASVGAPPMSVPHLDTRMIDGQRALLFGPYAGFSTKFLKNGSVFDLPLSIKLNNIHPMVSAGLDNIPLTKYLIAQVRQKPQDRLEALREYFPEAKMEDWELEIAGQRVQVIKKDPEHGGILEFGTEVVSAADGSIAALLGASPGASTAVSIMLNLLKRCFKDQIDTEAWQIKLKKMIPSYGQSLLNNPQLCNQLRTWTTDVLELREMETV; via the coding sequence ATGTTTAGAAGCAAGAGTACGTCTGAAACAGGTCCGGATGTTGTATTAATTGGCGCTGGTATAATGAGCGCCACACTGGGGACCCTCCTGAAAGAGCTCGACCCCGCGCTCACGATAGCAGTATATGAAAGACTGGATGTAGCGGCTGCAGAAAGTTCCGATGCATGGAACAATGCAGGTACCGGCCACTCCGCATTTTGTGAGCTCAATTACACCCCCCAAAAGCAGGACGGATCAGTAGATATCAAAAAAGCAGTAAACATCGCAGAACAATTCGAAGTCTCCCGTCAGTTCTGGTCTTACCTGGTAGAGAACAATGTTGTTTCCGATCCGCATAAATTCATACAAAGTATTCCTCATATGAGCTTTGTTTGGGGAGAAGAGAATGTGGATTATCTCAAAAAAAGATATCAGGCGCTGCAACAGTGTCATCTTTTTAAAGGGATGGAATATTCAGAAGACCCTGAACAACTGAAAGCCTGGATGCCGCTTGTCATGGACGGCCGGGAACCAGGACAGAAAGTAGCAGCTACACACATGGAGCTGGGTACGGATGTAAACTTCGGCGCATTAAGCCGCGCCCTGTTCGATCACCTGGCACAAATGGAGGGCGTTTCCCTGCATTTCAACCATGATGTACGTGATCTGCAAAAAGAAGCCGATGGCAGCTGGCAGATCAAGGTAAAGAACCGTGAAAACGGAGACAAACAAACGGTAAACGCAAAATTCGTATTCATTGGCGCCGGCGGCGGCTCCCTGCCCCTGCTGGAGAAATCCGGTATTCCGGAAGGAAAAGGCTTCGGCGGTTTCCCCGTTAGCGGACAATGGCTGCGTTGCAACAATCCGGAAATCATCGCAAAACATGAAGCCAAAGTATATGGTAAAGCATCTGTAGGCGCGCCTCCGATGTCTGTACCACACCTCGATACCCGCATGATCGATGGCCAAAGAGCCCTGCTCTTCGGACCATACGCGGGCTTCTCCACCAAATTCCTCAAGAACGGCTCTGTATTCGATCTTCCTTTATCCATCAAGCTGAATAACATCCACCCGATGGTGTCTGCCGGCCTCGATAATATTCCGCTGACCAAATACCTGATTGCTCAGGTACGCCAAAAGCCACAGGACAGGCTGGAAGCACTGCGTGAATATTTCCCGGAAGCAAAAATGGAAGACTGGGAACTGGAAATTGCCGGACAACGCGTACAGGTTATTAAAAAAGATCCTGAACACGGCGGTATCCTGGAATTCGGTACAGAAGTGGTGAGTGCGGCAGATGGCTCCATTGCAGCCTTGCTGGGCGCCTCCCCGGGTGCTTCTACTGCCGTATCCATTATGCTCAATCTGTTGAAACGTTGCTTCAAAGATCAGATCGATACAGAAGCATGGCAGATCAAGCTGAAAAAAATGATTCCTTCCTACGGTCAATCCCTGCTCAACAACCCACAGCTGTGTAATCAGCTGCGTACCTGGACTACCGACGTCCTGGAACTGAGAGAAATGGAAACCGTATAG
- a CDS encoding glycoside hydrolase family 9 protein, with the protein MKYFPRYVMCWLFLLCPFLMVAQQPPTTWIRINQLGYLPGGSKVAVWATQHDTLPATFQLVNAVTGQVVFTGRSGAAYGRYGPFSQTARLNFSGYTPEGQYYLRAGATASPVFRIGDHVYDGTADFLLRYLRQQRCGYNPFLKDSCHTHDGYTMYGPMPDSTHIDVTGGWHDASDYLQYVTTSANAAWHLLAACRDFPEVFADQFTANGMPGSNQVKDVLDEARWGLDWLLKMHPKADWMFNQIADDRDHQGMRLPKEDDFYGKGWERPVYFCNGLPQGLGKYKNKTTGVASTAGKFASTFALGASLLQATDTGYAALLRTRALSAYAMGVQQPGVCQTASVRSPYIYAEDNWTDDMELAAASLYNMTRQPAYREAAWQYAQQETITPWLGKDTAAHYQWYPFINPGHAALAAQTTGTRREALINYYRTGIERVWAKARQNAFYRGIPFIWCSNNLTTAFATQCYWYRQLSGSTAFMELEQANIDWLLGCNPWGTSMIGGLPASGDSPVDPHSSLATIGHYPLDGGLVDGPVYTAIYKNLIGIRLAEADEYAPFQSELAVYHDDNGDYSTNEPTMDGTASLVYLLAAQAAEGRKKYTTDAGGIIRGDSTRKTLTLVFTGDEFADGGTTIRHILRQQQVPGAFFFTGRFYATPAFQPLIRQLQADGHYLGPHSDQHLLYCDWLRRDSLLVTREQFHADLAANTAKMTALGIPAPAYFLPAYEWYNDSIAAWTAAAGKRLVNFTPGTGSNADYTFPAMGKRYRSSEAIYQAILQYEATHPGGLNGFLLLTHMGTDPRRTDKFYRLLPRLIHILRQKGYQFVPLPVLLP; encoded by the coding sequence ATGAAATATTTTCCACGATATGTCATGTGCTGGCTGTTCCTGTTATGTCCTTTTTTAATGGTTGCTCAGCAGCCTCCCACTACCTGGATACGTATTAATCAGTTGGGCTATCTGCCGGGCGGCAGCAAAGTAGCGGTATGGGCTACCCAACACGATACCCTGCCCGCCACTTTTCAGCTGGTGAATGCTGTTACTGGTCAGGTCGTGTTTACCGGCCGTTCCGGTGCTGCATATGGTCGCTATGGCCCTTTTTCTCAGACAGCCCGGCTTAACTTCAGCGGCTATACGCCGGAGGGGCAATATTACCTGCGAGCCGGCGCCACGGCTTCTCCTGTTTTTCGTATAGGCGATCACGTTTACGATGGTACTGCCGACTTTTTGTTACGTTACCTGCGGCAGCAACGCTGTGGTTATAATCCTTTTCTGAAAGACTCCTGTCATACCCATGACGGCTATACGATGTATGGGCCGATGCCCGACAGTACACATATAGACGTCACCGGTGGCTGGCATGATGCCAGCGATTACCTGCAATATGTGACTACATCCGCCAATGCTGCCTGGCACCTGCTGGCTGCCTGCCGCGATTTCCCGGAAGTATTTGCCGATCAGTTTACCGCCAATGGTATGCCTGGCAGTAATCAGGTGAAAGATGTGCTGGATGAAGCCCGATGGGGACTTGACTGGCTATTGAAGATGCATCCGAAAGCAGACTGGATGTTCAACCAGATTGCCGATGACCGTGATCATCAGGGGATGCGGCTGCCGAAAGAAGATGATTTTTATGGGAAAGGCTGGGAGCGGCCGGTATATTTCTGTAATGGATTACCACAAGGATTGGGGAAGTATAAGAATAAGACCACCGGCGTAGCTTCCACTGCCGGAAAGTTTGCCAGCACTTTTGCGCTGGGCGCATCGTTGCTGCAGGCCACCGATACCGGCTATGCTGCGTTGCTCCGTACCCGTGCATTATCGGCCTATGCAATGGGCGTACAACAACCAGGCGTTTGTCAGACGGCTTCAGTGCGGTCTCCTTATATATATGCAGAAGATAACTGGACCGATGATATGGAGCTGGCCGCCGCTTCACTATATAATATGACCCGGCAACCGGCCTACCGGGAAGCCGCCTGGCAATATGCGCAGCAGGAAACCATAACGCCCTGGCTGGGAAAAGATACTGCCGCGCATTATCAATGGTATCCGTTCATTAATCCCGGCCATGCCGCGCTGGCGGCACAAACCACCGGCACTCGCCGGGAAGCGCTTATTAATTATTATCGTACCGGTATAGAACGGGTGTGGGCCAAAGCCCGGCAGAATGCTTTTTATCGTGGTATCCCTTTTATCTGGTGCAGTAATAACCTCACTACTGCTTTTGCCACACAATGTTACTGGTACCGGCAGTTAAGCGGCAGCACGGCCTTTATGGAGCTGGAACAGGCCAATATCGACTGGTTGCTGGGATGTAATCCCTGGGGTACCAGTATGATAGGCGGCTTGCCCGCATCCGGCGACAGTCCGGTTGATCCGCATTCTTCCCTGGCTACAATCGGGCATTACCCGTTGGATGGCGGATTGGTAGATGGGCCGGTATATACCGCTATTTATAAAAACCTGATCGGTATCCGTCTCGCGGAAGCGGATGAATATGCTCCTTTTCAAAGTGAGCTGGCAGTGTATCATGATGATAACGGTGACTACAGTACGAATGAACCTACCATGGATGGTACGGCATCGCTGGTATATCTGCTGGCTGCGCAGGCAGCAGAAGGCCGGAAAAAATATACGACCGATGCCGGTGGCATCATCCGGGGCGACAGTACCCGGAAAACACTGACGCTGGTTTTTACCGGCGATGAATTTGCAGATGGCGGTACCACTATCCGGCATATCCTGCGGCAGCAACAGGTGCCTGGTGCTTTCTTTTTTACCGGGCGCTTTTATGCCACCCCGGCTTTTCAGCCACTCATCCGGCAATTGCAGGCAGATGGGCATTATCTGGGGCCCCATTCAGACCAGCACCTGCTGTATTGCGACTGGTTGCGGCGCGATAGCCTGCTGGTCACGCGGGAACAATTTCACGCTGACCTGGCAGCTAATACCGCAAAAATGACTGCGCTGGGTATTCCCGCTCCTGCTTATTTCCTGCCGGCTTATGAATGGTATAATGATAGCATCGCTGCCTGGACTGCCGCCGCCGGGAAACGACTGGTGAATTTTACCCCGGGTACCGGCTCAAATGCCGATTATACTTTTCCGGCTATGGGGAAACGTTACCGGTCGTCGGAAGCCATTTACCAGGCAATTCTGCAGTATGAAGCTACACATCCGGGCGGACTGAATGGTTTTTTGCTCTTAACGCACATGGGCACAGATCCCCGCCGGACAGATAAGTTTTATCGCTTATTACCCCGGTTGATTCATATTCTCCGGCAAAAAGGCTATCAGTTTGTACCGCTGCCGGTATTATTACCGTAA
- a CDS encoding chondroitinase-B domain-containing protein: protein MQLKQLIQTAGLFIGGLCVQGSVLATDRLVTTAAQLNTAIGAAKPGDNIILKNGTWKDVTIDLSASGTAAALITLKAETPGGVTISGASTLTISGSYTVVSGLRWTNGKIDANIITIKGSYNRVTQCAMVNYNAGKKWIVLDGFKLRVDHNRFEGKNTADPTMQVEVRDKNADYHLVDHNHFAKRPELGANGGETIRTGYSGQMDNISRTIFEYNLFEECDGENEIVSNKSSENLYRFNTFRKSKGQFCFRHGDRNVLYSNFFLGEGKAGTGGVRVIGSKNYIVNNYFSGLDAANTTGDAVIILQRGESYPAGEVRFNPKIDSCVIAYNTIRDYSSGKAIDLNNGGRPLAPAGVVVANNLVKSNGTNVANNLTGDEDWRGNIFTGPLGISNPGGIDVKDPQLTAASWRLAANSVAIDSGKGGWGGIRAISGLDVDTQVAWDIEGHPRVGRKDVGCDEYGTGAATNRPLDPADVGPSYLGGPAAADEVTAITLAPSVIAAAPANSPVARNGQLKVIGLKLCNQYGQPIQLRGMSTHGIQWHGWGKSLTAASLDTLAYGWGADVLRISLYVDEDGYETDPAGFTAQASKLIEEASNRGMYVLVDWHHLKKGDPNTQLSMAKTYFTAIANAHKNRNNIFYDICNEPNKVAWARIKTYADQIIPVIRAIDNDAVILIGTHAWSSFGVSDGRSAQDIVNNPVNFPNIMYNFHFYAKDHQTNYLNELDWASDRFPVFVTEFGTQEASGDGPNDFTMSQKYIDLMRRKKISWTNWNYSRDPLTGAVWNHTTTSDGSGPWKVANLKPAGVWIRDKIMNPADEFPTDTTTTPACVPAKASSDDGNVAANAIDGDLNTRWSATGTNEWIQLCLNSATRITGVEIAFFKGDARKAKFDIQVGNDGTNWTNVATNLQSSGSSLNFESFTFNAVTAKYIRILGHGNNVNEWNSYTEIKVKTGVAITAAMMPEEQATTKAATPVVFTVFPNPSVSRFTIQFNLPQAGYTTLGVYDLNGKLTGELIHEQLPAGNHSRNYEAAQLPAGIYVLKLVHNGRVAVQKIYKQ, encoded by the coding sequence ATGCAGTTAAAACAGCTTATACAAACAGCAGGGTTATTCATCGGTGGCTTGTGTGTACAGGGATCTGTACTGGCAACAGACCGCTTGGTAACAACCGCGGCGCAGCTGAATACCGCTATCGGTGCAGCCAAACCCGGCGATAATATTATCCTTAAAAATGGCACCTGGAAAGATGTGACCATTGACCTGAGCGCTTCCGGAACCGCGGCGGCACTGATTACCCTGAAAGCGGAAACACCGGGTGGCGTCACCATCTCCGGTGCTTCTACCCTCACTATTTCCGGCAGCTACACTGTGGTAAGCGGATTACGCTGGACCAATGGTAAAATAGATGCCAACATCATCACCATCAAAGGCAGCTATAACCGCGTGACCCAATGTGCGATGGTCAATTACAACGCCGGTAAAAAATGGATTGTGCTGGATGGATTTAAACTACGGGTAGATCATAACCGTTTTGAAGGAAAAAATACCGCCGATCCTACCATGCAGGTAGAAGTGAGAGATAAAAATGCGGATTATCACCTGGTAGATCACAATCACTTCGCTAAGCGCCCGGAGCTGGGCGCCAACGGTGGAGAAACGATCCGCACCGGCTACAGTGGTCAGATGGACAATATCTCCCGGACGATTTTTGAATACAATTTGTTTGAAGAGTGTGACGGAGAAAATGAAATCGTATCCAACAAATCCAGTGAAAACCTGTATCGCTTTAATACTTTCCGGAAGTCCAAAGGGCAGTTCTGTTTCCGGCATGGCGACCGCAATGTGCTGTACAGTAATTTTTTCCTGGGAGAAGGGAAAGCCGGCACCGGTGGTGTGCGGGTGATCGGATCGAAGAATTATATCGTGAATAACTATTTCTCCGGATTGGATGCCGCCAACACCACCGGGGATGCCGTGATCATCCTGCAACGGGGCGAATCCTATCCTGCAGGAGAAGTACGTTTCAATCCGAAGATAGATAGTTGTGTGATCGCCTATAATACCATCAGAGATTACTCCAGTGGTAAAGCGATAGACCTGAATAATGGCGGCAGGCCGTTAGCGCCTGCCGGGGTGGTTGTAGCTAACAACCTGGTAAAAAGCAATGGTACCAACGTAGCCAATAATCTCACCGGTGACGAAGACTGGCGGGGTAATATTTTCACCGGTCCTCTGGGTATCAGCAATCCCGGTGGTATCGACGTGAAAGATCCGCAGCTCACCGCTGCCAGCTGGCGATTGGCCGCTAACAGTGTGGCAATAGATTCCGGTAAAGGTGGCTGGGGCGGCATTCGTGCTATCAGTGGACTGGATGTGGATACACAGGTAGCCTGGGATATAGAAGGCCATCCGAGAGTAGGACGTAAAGATGTAGGCTGTGATGAATATGGTACCGGTGCTGCTACGAACCGGCCATTGGATCCCGCGGATGTAGGCCCTTCTTATCTGGGCGGCCCGGCAGCAGCAGATGAGGTGACTGCCATCACGCTTGCACCCTCTGTGATTGCCGCTGCACCTGCCAATTCACCGGTAGCCCGCAACGGCCAGCTGAAAGTAATCGGATTGAAACTGTGCAATCAGTATGGCCAGCCCATTCAGCTGCGTGGTATGAGTACCCATGGTATACAATGGCATGGCTGGGGTAAGAGCTTAACAGCAGCCTCTCTTGATACCCTTGCCTATGGCTGGGGAGCGGATGTGTTGAGAATCTCCCTGTATGTGGATGAAGATGGGTATGAAACAGATCCTGCGGGTTTCACCGCGCAGGCGAGCAAACTGATAGAAGAAGCCAGCAACCGGGGCATGTATGTGCTGGTAGACTGGCATCATTTGAAGAAGGGAGATCCGAATACGCAGTTGAGTATGGCTAAAACTTACTTCACGGCCATTGCCAACGCTCACAAGAACCGGAATAATATCTTCTATGATATCTGTAATGAACCCAACAAGGTAGCCTGGGCGAGGATCAAAACATACGCAGATCAGATCATTCCGGTTATCCGCGCGATTGATAACGATGCTGTGATTCTCATTGGTACACATGCCTGGTCTTCTTTCGGCGTTTCTGACGGCCGGTCCGCCCAGGATATTGTGAATAATCCGGTGAATTTCCCCAACATCATGTATAACTTCCATTTCTATGCGAAGGACCATCAGACTAATTATCTGAATGAACTGGATTGGGCATCAGACCGTTTTCCTGTGTTTGTAACGGAATTTGGTACCCAGGAAGCTTCCGGAGATGGGCCGAATGATTTTACCATGTCGCAGAAGTATATTGACCTGATGCGGCGTAAAAAAATAAGCTGGACGAACTGGAACTATTCCAGAGATCCGCTTACAGGTGCCGTGTGGAATCATACTACGACCAGTGATGGCAGCGGCCCCTGGAAAGTGGCTAACCTGAAACCGGCCGGTGTGTGGATCAGGGATAAAATCATGAATCCGGCGGATGAATTTCCGACAGATACTACTACCACCCCAGCATGTGTACCGGCAAAAGCCAGCAGCGATGATGGTAATGTGGCTGCCAACGCGATAGACGGCGACCTGAATACCCGCTGGTCTGCTACCGGTACCAACGAATGGATTCAGTTGTGCCTGAACAGCGCTACCCGCATCACTGGTGTGGAAATCGCCTTCTTCAAAGGCGACGCCCGTAAGGCCAAATTTGATATCCAGGTAGGCAATGATGGTACCAACTGGACCAATGTAGCCACTAACCTGCAAAGCAGCGGTAGCTCCCTGAACTTTGAGTCTTTTACGTTTAATGCAGTAACGGCGAAGTATATACGTATTCTGGGCCATGGCAATAACGTGAATGAATGGAACAGCTATACGGAAATAAAGGTGAAAACCGGTGTGGCCATTACTGCCGCTATGATGCCGGAAGAACAAGCCACCACCAAAGCAGCAACGCCGGTGGTATTTACGGTATTCCCGAATCCTTCTGTGAGTCGGTTTACCATTCAGTTTAACTTACCACAGGCAGGATATACTACTTTGGGCGTATATGACCTGAATGGCAAATTAACAGGTGAACTGATTCATGAACAGTTACCGGCTGGAAACCATAGCCGTAACTATGAAGCGGCACAATTGCCGGCAGGTATTTATGTACTCAAGCTGGTACATAACGGCCGCGTGGCCGTGCAGAAAATATACAAGCAATAG
- a CDS encoding SRPBCC domain-containing protein — MKDYKKHFIIPALPEEVYAALTNPATIQLWSGEAAEMSTEPGSEFALWEESIVGKNLEFEQDKKIVQQWYFGEDEETPSIVTIKLHSSPKGTDVELKHTNIPDEAYEDITEGWNDQYFGALIDFYKE; from the coding sequence ATGAAAGATTACAAAAAACACTTCATCATACCCGCACTGCCGGAAGAAGTATATGCAGCCCTGACCAACCCGGCTACCATACAACTGTGGAGCGGAGAAGCCGCTGAAATGTCTACAGAACCCGGTTCTGAATTTGCGCTGTGGGAAGAGAGCATTGTAGGTAAAAACCTGGAATTTGAGCAGGACAAAAAAATTGTACAGCAATGGTATTTCGGGGAAGATGAAGAAACGCCTTCCATCGTTACCATCAAACTGCACAGTTCCCCAAAAGGAACGGATGTAGAGCTGAAGCATACCAACATCCCGGATGAAGCGTATGAGGACATTACCGAAGGCTGGAATGATCAGTACTTTGGCGCCCTGATTGATTTTTATAAAGAATAG